The following coding sequences are from one Ornithorhynchus anatinus isolate Pmale09 chromosome 18, mOrnAna1.pri.v4, whole genome shotgun sequence window:
- the LOC120638971 gene encoding dynein light chain Tctex-type 4-like has protein sequence MRALPPNPSSKGGAPRAGGRSHEAASAVRKRLSPSAPLPGRAPGLPARPPGAPRFSLRGLLAAQRVTKELKNRAAQKTRSRLQPPPRSAPVTLVRELVSKARADPRVPAWAASPEERFPRGLVEELVRAHLRARLTGVTYRPAEGARLATALSDEIRARAKAVAPPRYKLVCHVSVGSGPGLAVTSRCLWDVHSDCFAAARFANASLFCVGLVFAIYIE, from the exons ATGCGGGccctgcccccaaacccttcGTCCAAGGGAGGGGCGCCCAGGGCTGGGGGCCGAAGTCACGAAGCCGCCTCCGCGGTCAGGAAG CGACTCTCCCCGTCGGCTCCCCTGCCCGGACGGGCCCCAGGTCTTCCAGCCAGACCCCCGGGGGCCCCCCGCTTCAGCCTGAGAGGGCTGCTCGCCGCTCAGAGGGTCACCAAGGAGCTGAAG AACCGGGCAGCGCAGAAGACCCGTTCCAGGCTGCAGCCCCCGCCGCGCTCTGCGCCCGTGACGCTGGTCCGTGAGCTGGTGAGCAAGGCCAGGGCGgaccccagg gtgCCCGCCTGGGCGGCCAGCCCCGAGGAGAGGTTCCCCCGCGGCCTGGTGGAAGAGCTGGTCCGGGCACACCTGCGGGCCAGATTGACCGGCGTCACCTACCGCCCGGCCGAGGGGGCCCGGCTGGCCACGGCCCTCAGCGACGAGATCCGGGCCCGGGCCAAGGCGGTCGCTCCCCCGCGCTACAAGCTGGTCTGCCACGTCAGCGTGGGCAGCGGCCCCGGACTCGCCGTCACCAGCCGGTGCCTGTGGGACGTCCATTCGGACTGCTTCGCCGCCGCCCGGTTTGCCAACGCCTCGCTCTTCTGCGTCGGACTGGTGTTTGCCATCTACATCGAGTGA
- the LOC100092378 gene encoding NADH-cytochrome b5 reductase-like: MGAGISAGRVGKWRPGGAGFPLSDGPALQLMEEGEAQEEETEAEEKAASEEEEEGEEEEEWLRLRPVEPRSAQCCGSGCRPCVFDLYRRDLARWEEARARNDKGLLSGNRGEREREPAGSVLSPEAFRAFDLSAVDQLTDDAFRFRFTLPANGRLGLSPGQHIVLRAEVDGQAVQRAYTPVSPVDARGYFDVLIKCYRNGLASRFIRSWRVGDSALWRGPFGGFPYRPNQFGQLLLLAAGTGLAPMLPILHGITGDADDETFVTLVGCFRTFGDIYLKSVLQDLARFWNVQVLFVLSQEPSLDGLPQSYRDRTHLGRLDRDRMVQVVGGCRRKPFALVCGPPDFQKDVAGLLQAAGLTEESFFLF; encoded by the exons ATGGGTGCCGGCATCAGTGCCGGCCGAGTTGGCAAGtggaggccgggaggggccggcTTCCCTCTGAGCGACGGTCCTGCTTTGCAGCTGATGGAGGAGGGcgaggcccaggaggaggagaccgaggcggaggagaaggcggccagcgaggaggaggaggagggcgaggaggaagaggagtggctGCGGCTGCGGCCCGTGGAGCCTAGGTCGGCGCAGTGCTGCGGCAGCGGCTGCAGGCCCTGCGTCTTCGACCTTTACCGGCGGGACCTGGCCCGCTGGGAGGAGGCCCGGGCCAGGAACGACAAGGGGCTGCTGTCCGGGAATCGCGGGGAG CGGGAGCGGGAGCCTGCCGGGTCCGTCCTGAGCCCCGAAGCGTTCCGGGCCTTCGACCTGAGCGCGGTGGACCAGCTGACCGACGACGCCTTCCGGTTCAGATTCACGCTGCCCGCCAACGGCCGCCTGGGCCTGAGCCCCGGGCAGCATATCGTGCTCCG GGCTGAGGTGGATGGCCAAGCTGTCCAGCGAGCGTACACGCCCGTGAGCCCCGTCGATGCCCGTGGCTACTTTGACGTCTTGATCAAG TGCTATCGCAACGGATTGGCGTCCCGGTTCATCAGGTCCTGGAGAGTGGGTGACTCGGCCCTCTGGCGCGGCCCCTTCGGGGGCTTCCCTTACCGGCCCAACCAG TTTGGACAGCTGCTCCTGCTGGCGGCCGGGACGGGCCTGGCCCCCATGCTACCCATCCTGCACGGCATCACGGGCGACGCCGACGACGAGACGTTCGTCACGCTGGTGGGCTGCTTCCGGACCTTCGGGGACATCTACCTGAAGTCCGTCCTCCAGGACCTGGCTCGCTTCTGGAACGTGCAGGTTCTCTTCGTGCTCAGCCAG GAGCCGTCGCTGGATGGGCTCCCCCAGAGCTACCGGGACAGAACCCACCTGGGCCGCCTGGACCGGGACCGGATGGTGCAGGTGGTGGGCGGTTGCCGGCGGAAGCCGTTCGCGCTGGTCTGCGGCCCCCCTGACTTCCAGAAAGACGTGGCCGGCCTCCTGCAGGCCGCCGGGCTGACGGAGGAGTCCTTCTTCTTGTTCTAG